One segment of Hippopotamus amphibius kiboko isolate mHipAmp2 chromosome 2, mHipAmp2.hap2, whole genome shotgun sequence DNA contains the following:
- the LOC130845469 gene encoding olfactory receptor 13C7-like, with protein sequence MDRSNQTSPLVGFILLGLSAHPRLEETFFVFVLLMYLVVLLGNGVLILVTILDSHLHTPMYFFLGNLSFLDICYTTSSVPLILDSFLTPRKTMSFSVCFGQMFLSFAMGATECVLLGMMAFDRYVAICSPLRYPMVMRKAAYVPMAAGSWAAGITNSVVQTSQAVRLPFCGDNVINHFTCEILAVLKLACADISINVISMGVANVVFLGVPVLFISVSYIFILTTILRMPSAKGRKKAFSTCSAHLTVVVIFYGTILFMYGKPKSKDPRGAGKQDLSDKLTSLFYGVVTPMLNPIIYSLRNKDVQAAVRNVVHKKHLTE encoded by the coding sequence ATGGACAGGTCCAATCAGACCTCCCCGCTGGTGGGGTTCATCCTCCTGGGCCTCTCTGCCCACCCAAGGCTGGAGGAAACGTTCTTTGTGTTCGTCCTGCTCATGTACCTGGTGGTCCTGCTGGGCAACGGGGTCCTCATCCTGGTGACCATCCTTGACTCTCACCTGCATAcgcccatgtacttcttcctgggGAACCTCTCCTTCCTGGACATCTGCTACACAACCTCCTCCGTCCCTCTCATCCTTGACAGCTTCCTAACCCCTAGGAAAACCatgtctttctcagtctgtttTGGGCAGATGTTTCTCTCCTTTGCCATGGGGGCCACGGAGTGTGTGCTTCTGGGCATGATGGCGTttgaccgctacgtggccatctgcagCCCCCTGAGGTACCCCATGGTCATGCGCAAGGCTGCCTACGTGCCCATGGCTGCTGGCTCCTGGGCAGCTGGTATCACCAACTCTGTGGTTCAGACATCCCAGGCGGTGAGGCTGCCCTTCTGTGGGGACAACGTCATCAACCACTTCACCTGTGAGATCCTGGCTGTCCTGAAGTTGGCCTGTGCTGACATCTCCATCAATGTGATCAGTATGGGGGTGGCCAATGTGGTCTTCCTGGGGGTCCCAGTTCTCTTCATCTCTGTCTCCTATATCTTCATCCTCACCACCATCCTGAGGATGCCCTCAGCCAAGGGGAGGAaaaaggccttctccacctgctctgCCCACCTCACAGTGGTGGTCATCTTCTACGGGACCATTCTGTTCATGTATGGGAAGCCCAAATCCAAGGACCCCCGGGGGGCAGGCAAACAGGACCTTTCAGACAAGCTCACCTCCCTCTTCTATGGGGTGGTGACCCCCATGCTCAACCCCatcatctacagcctgaggaacaagGACGTGCAGGCGGCTGTGAGGAACGTTGTACATAAGAAACACCTAACTGAGTGA